In Helianthus annuus cultivar XRQ/B chromosome 8, HanXRQr2.0-SUNRISE, whole genome shotgun sequence, a single genomic region encodes these proteins:
- the LOC110871972 gene encoding uncharacterized protein LOC110871972, translating into MADARNINDDNDDNNDAARQEAFENRVTEVAEGVIQANLPRLAQEVESRVLGVVDAMMTNKFEELKELIEGSKSKGKERRCTYKDFMACHPMTYDGKIDPVECQRWVSNIEAVFIRSRCDKEDQVMFATGLLTHQAKDWWDAHSKEIGEDRQQAMTWQEFKGPFMRYHCPQSAIDKIQEDFLRLRQKNESVNEIANNFMDKMKFCGELVTTERMKISRFYGVLKAEVREFITPSKCETLEELIDLARDREIEIKRQEERGEKRPSEKGASFSPSKKGKFQDQGRKGKSKGGITPCKTCGKLHTGECLLGKKGCFKCGKEGHSSYQCPDNPKTCFNCFEKGHIKSECPKLQQGSKKEDRKQEGSRAKGRMFQITSEEAKSQPNVVSGVKEEGTSTKQAEGAQDRGKAPL; encoded by the exons ATGGCCGATGCAAGAAATAtcaatgatgataatgatgataacaaTGATGCGGCTAGACAAGAAGCATTCGAGAACAGAGTTACAGAAGTAGCGGAAGGGGTTATACAAGCCAATCTTCCACGGTTGGCTCAAGAAGTAGAAAGCCGAGTTCTAGGGGTTGTGGATGCTATGATGACTAATAAGTTCGAAGAGTTGAAGGAATTAATCGAAGGATCCAAGAGTAAAGGTAAGGAACGAAGGTGCACTTACAAGGATTTTATGGCATGCCATCCGATGACGTATGACGGTAAAATTGACCCAGTCGAATGTCAAAGATGGGTCTCGAATATAGAGGCGGTGTTTATACGAAGCCGGTGCGATAAGGAGGACCAAGTGATGTTCGCTACCGGTTTACTAACCCATcaagcgaaagattggtgggatgcgcACAGCAAGGAAATAGGCGAAGATAGGCAGCAAGCTATGACTTGGCAAGAGTTCAAGGGGCCCTTCATGAGATATCATTGTCCTCAGTCGGCGATCGACAAGATTCAGGAGGATTTCTTACGCCTCCGGCAGAAAAACGAATCAGTGAATGAAATAGCAAACAattttatggataagatgaagttctgtggAGAATTGGTAACAACCGAGAGGATGAAGATAAGTCGCTTCTATGGCGTGTTAAAAGCAGAAGTTAGAGAGTTCATCACTCCCTCAAAATGTGAAACTCTTGAAGAGCTCATTGATTTAGCGCGGGATAGAGAGATCGAAATTAAAAGGCAAGAGGAGCGAGGTGAAAAGAGGCCGAGTGAAAAAGGTGCAAGTTTTAGTCCATCCAAAAAGGGGAAGTTTCAGGATCAAGGAAGAAAGGGTAAGTCGAAAGGTGGGATTACACCATGCAAGACATGTGGAAAGCTCCATACCGGAGAGTGTTTGCTAGGTAAGAAGGGGTGCTTTAAATGTGGTAAGGAGGGGCATTCGTCCTATCAATGCCCGGATAACCCAAAGACTTGTTTCAACTGTTtcgaaaaagggcatatcaagtcGGAATGCCCAAAGCTTCAACAAGGGTCAAAGAAAGAAGATAGGAAGCAAGAGGGTTCTAGGGCAAAGGGGAGAATGTTTCAGATCACGTCTGAAGAAGCCAAGTCCCAGCcaaatgtggtctcag GCGTGAAAGAAGAAGGTACAAGCACTAAGCAAGCGGAAGGagcacaagatcgag GTAAAGCACCTCTATAG